The following nucleotide sequence is from Halomonas chromatireducens.
AACCCGAGGTGCCCGAAGAGCGCACGCTCTGACGGCGCGTTATGGAATACAAGTTCTGAAGCACCTGTTTGAAGCATGTGTTTTACGTCGGCTCTGACCCGCCGATTCACGATGATTGACCCCGACGCAGCGTACGAAAAGCGAACGACAAGCCGGCCGAGTCCGGCCCCCATGGCAGCGAGGTAAGGTGGAATGTGCGGTATCGTGGGCCTTCTGGCCAAGCAGACCGTCAACCAGGCGATCTATGACGCCCTGACAGTGCTACAGCATCGCGGACAGGATGCCGCCGGCATGATGACTTGGAGCGAAGGTCGCTTCCTGCTCCGCAAGAGCAATGGTCTGGTACGCGATGTCTTCCACACTCGCCACATGGCGCGACTGAAGGGCAACGTGGGCATCGGCCATGTGCGTTACCCCACGGCAGGTTCGTCCAGCGAGGCGGAGTCCCAGCCCTTCTACGTCAACTCGCCCTACGGTATTTCCCTGGCGCACAACGGCAACCTGACCAACTCGGATCAGCTCAAGCAGGAGCTGTTCTCCTCCGATCTGCGCCACATCAATACCAGCTCCGACTCCGAGGTGCTGCTCAATGTCTTCGCCCATGAGCTGGGCAAGCAGGGACCGCACCTCGAGCCAGGCGACATCTTCGATGCCGTGCGTCGTGTCTATCGGCGCTGCCGGGGTGGCTATGCGGCCGTGGCGATCATCAACGGCTTCGGCCTGGTGGCTTTCCGTGACCCCAACGGCATTCGTCCGGTGGTGTTCGGTACCCGCGACGAGGGCAACGGCCAGGAGGTGATGATCGCCTCGGAGTCGGTGGCGCTCGACGTGGGTGGCTTCGAACTGCATCGCGACCTGGCGCCCGGCGAGGCGATCTTCGTCGACATGGAAGGCAATATCCACACGCAATCCTGCGCCGACCGGCCCAGTCTCTCGCCCTGCATCTTCGAACACGTCTACCTGGCCCGCCCGGACTCCATACTCGACGGGGCCTATGTCTACGGCACCCGCATGCAGATGGGCCGCAAGCTCGGCGACCGCATTCGCAGCGAATGGCCGGAGCACGACATCGATGTGGTCATCCCGATTCCCGATACGTCGCGCACCTCGGCGCCCGGGCAGACCCAGCGCAAGAAATCGGTGCGCCAGAAGCTCAACGCCATCGATATCGAGTTCGAGGGCAAGAACGTCCTGCTGGTGGATGACTCCATCGTGCGTGGCACCACCTGCAAGCAGATCATCCAGATGGCCCGGGAGGCCGGTGCCAACAAGGTGTACTTCGCCTCGGCGGCACCGCCGGTGCGCTATCCTAACGTCTACGGGATCGACATGCCGGCCGCCACGGAGCTGATTGCCCATGGTCGCAGTGAAGCGGAGGTGGGTGAGCTGATCGGAGCCGACAGGATCTTCTATCAGGACCTGGACGACCTCAAGGCGGCCTGCCGTGAAGTGAACCCGGAGCTGGCCACTTTTGATTGCTCGGTCTTCGACGGGCGCTACATCACCGGCGATATCGATGCCGGCTACCTGTCGGCGCTCGAGGCATCGCGCAACGACGCGGCCAAGCAGCAGCAGAGCACGGGCGGTCATGCGCTGGTGGGAATGCACAACCAGGACGACGACATCGACGATTGATTGCGGTTACCGCTATCCATCAATCTGGCCAAGAGCTCTCCACCACCGTAGCCACGAAGAAAGGGACTGAACATGCACGACGACCCGACACCGGAAGCGGCCTGGGCGCTGGAGACACAGGCGATTCGCACTGGGCACCAGCGCACTTTCGAGCAGGAGCACAGCGAGCCGATCTTCCCCACTTCGAGCTTCGTTTATGGCAGTGCCGCGGAGGCCGCGCGGAAATTCGGTGGTGAAGAGGCCGGCAACGTCTACTCGCGCTTCACCAATCCCACGGTGCATACCTTCGAGCGGCGTCTTGCGGTCATGGAAGGGGGCGAGCGCTGCGTGGCCACCAGTTCCGGCATGTCGGCCATTCTGGCAACGGTCATGGCGTTGCTTTCGGCGGGAGACGAGATCGTCGCCTCACGCTCGCTGTTCGGTTCGACGGTCAGCCTGTTCGACAAGTATTTCGGCAAGCTGGGCATCACCACACGCTATGTGGAGTTGTCGGATCTCGCGGCCTGGGAAGCGGCCATCACGCCGAATACCCGGCTGCTGTTCGCCGAGACGCCCTCCAATCCGCTTTCGGAGGTCGTCGACATCGCGGCGCTGGCGGAGATCGCCCATCGTCATGATGCGCTGCTGGCCATCGACAACTGCTTCCTGACGCCCGCTCTACAGCGGCCGCTGGCGCTGGGGGCCGATCTGGTCATCCACTCGGCCACCAAGTACCTGGATGGCCAGGGCAGGGCAGTAGGGGGGGCGGTGGTCGGGCGCAACCAGGAGCTGGAGGAGGTCTTCGGTGTGGTACGCACCTGCGGCCCCTGCCTGAGCCCCTTCAACGCCTGGATCTTTACCAAGGGGCTTGAAACCTTGAGCCTGCGCATGCGTGCCCATTGCGATAGTGCGCTGGCGCTGGCGCAGTGGCTGGAGAGCCATCCGGCGGTTGAGCGGGTCCACTATAGCGGCCTTGAGCACCATCCCCAGCATGCGCTGGCATCGCGTCAACAGCAGGGCTTCGGCGCGGTGCTCGGCTTCGAGGTGAAGGGCGGGCGTGAAGGTGCCTGGACGGTCATCGATGCCACGCGAATGCTCTCTATTACGGGCAACCTGGGTGACGTCAAGACCACCATCACCCATCCGGCCACCACGACCCATGGTCGCCTCTCGGATGACCAGAAAGCCGCTGCAGGCATCACAGAGGGTTTGATTCGAGTGGCAGTGGGGCTGGAATCCCTGGACGATATCCGCATCGACCTGGCGCGGGGGCTCGACGCCCTGGCTTGAGCTGTCGAACGGTCGGCGTTTGGCGTGGTCTTGCGGGCATCCCCAAGGGCTTGGGCATCTGCTGTAGCCGGCCGTTTTACCAATAGCGTCATTTTTTTGAACGTTGCATTCGGCTTTTTTCAGCAGATGCTCATACTGCGCTGCGGTAAGCTTCGTCTCGTTATAGTCTTCATTCCGCGAGGGCGATATGTGGCGTAATACCCGCTCAGGCTGGGGCCTGGTCAGCATATTCCTACACTGGCTCAGTGCCCTGGTCATCGTCGGGCTCTTCGTTCTTGGCTGGTGGATGACGGGCCTGGGCTATTTCGATGCCTGGTATAACCTCGCGCCCTGGTGGCACCGCTCCATTGGCATGCTGCTGCTGTTCGCCACGCTGCTGAGACTGTGCTGGCGCTTCATTCAGCCGACGCCTGCCGCTCAAGGCAGCCGGCTTGAGCGAATCGCCGCACATCTGGGCCATACTGCCCTCTATGTACTGATGCTGCTGGTCATGGTCAGTGGCTACCTGATCTCCACTGCGAGAGGGCGTGGGATCAGTGTCTTTGACTGGTTCGAAGTGCCGGCATTGATCAGCCACCTGCCTAACCAGGCCAGTATCGCGGGTGAGGTCCACTGGTACAGTGCGTTGGCCTTGATGTTGCTGGCCGCTGGCCATGCCCTGGCGGCATTCAAGCACCACTACCTCGATCGCCACGATACCCTGACCCGTATGTTGAATCCGGCGCGTTCGCGGCGCCGGTGACCGATGCGCCACTGGCGTACCATCACAAGGAGAACCACCTGTATGCTGACCAACACGTTCAAGAAAACCGCGCTTGTCACCGCCCTGGGCGCCGCTTCCTTCGTCGGCTTCAGCCAGGCTCAGGCCGACGACTACGTGATCGACACCGAAGGCCAGCACGCCTTCATCCAGTTCAAGATCAACCACCTCGGCTACTCCTACATTCTGGGCAACTTCGAGGCGTTTGAAGGGCAGTTCCACTATGACCCCGAGAACCTCGATGCCACGAGTGTCGAAATGGAAGTCCAGGTCAACAGCCTGAACAGCAACCATGCCGAGCGCGACCGTCACTTCCTGAGCGATGACTTCCTGAGTGCCGGCGACTACCCGACGGCCACGTTCGTCTCCACCGGCTTCGAGCCGACAGGCGATAACGAGGGAGTGATCACCGGCGACTTTACCCTCAAGGGGGAAACCCGCGAGATCGAGATGCCGGTCACGCTGGTCGGCGAAGGTGAGGACCCCTGGGGCAGCTACCGCGCCGGCTTTGAGGGAAGCACCATGTTGACGTTGGCCGACTACGGTATCGACATGAGCGATTTCCCGGAAGTGATGGAAGAGCTTGAGCTCTACGTCACCTTCGAGGGTGTGCGTCAGTAAGCACATGTAGATTACCCGCCTGATTGATGCACCCTCGGCTCAAGCCGGGGGTGCGTCCGTAAGGGGACCACGCCACGTTCCGAGTAGACGTTCCATTGGAGCGCACAGTGACATGAAGAGTTTATACTTGTAGTGATATCTAATGGATAATCGGCTGTCGGCAACGCCCCAGTCTGCCACGTCCCCCTCCCTCGGCTTGACCCTGTGGCGCCAGACCTGGCCCATGGCCATCGGCGTGCTGGCGCTGCTCGGCTTCCAGCTGGTGGACAGTGCCTTTATCGCTCGGCTGGGTACTGCCCCTTTGGCTGCCCAATCCTTCACCTTTCCGCTATCGTTTTTGGTCATCGGTGTGCAGGTCGGGCTGGGCATCGCGATTGCTGCCATGATCTCCCGTACGCTTGGGGCGGGTGAGCAGGAACGTGCCCGGCGACTGGGCTCGCTGGTGCTGGTGGCAGGTACCGTCCTTATCGCGTTGCTGGCGCTGCTGCTCTGGTGGGTGCAGGAGCCGGTGTTCGCTCTTCTGGGAGCCGACACCGCAACACGTGGGTTGATACGTGCCTACTGGGCACCACAGCTGCTGGCTGCCTGGTTGGGTGCCGCGCTCTACTTTGGCTACAGCCTGTTTCGCGCCCATGGCGATACGCGATTGCCCGGCAAGCTGATGGTCATCACCAGCCTTGTCAATCTGGTGCTCGACCCATTGTTGATCTTTGGTATCGGCCCCTGGGAAGGACTGGGACTTCCCGGCGCCGCCTGGGCAACAACGCTGGCATTCGCCTGTGGCCTGCTGGTGCTGGGGCGTCGCCTGTTGCGGGCCGATTGGCTGTCGGGTCGTGGACTGGGAGGGGAGCTTGCTCGCTCGGCACGCCCCTTTGCCGGTATTGCTGGCCCCGCCATGATCAGCCAGTTGATGCCTCCTCTGGCAGCCGTGCTGGCAATCTCGGTGGTGGCGGGGCTCGGCGAAACCACGGTAGCGGCCTGGGGGTTGGCCAGCCGTCTCGAGACAGTGTCACTGATGGTCGTGCTGGCCATGACCATGTCTCTGCCTCCCTGGCTGGGGCGCTGCTACGGTGCCGGTGACTGGGACCAGATACATCGGCTCATGAAACTGGCGCTCAAGGTCGTCATGCTCTGGCAACTTGGACTCGGCGTGGTGATGGCGGGGGCAGCACCCTGGGTAGCGCTGGCGCTCTCCGGCAATCCGGAGGTGCGCGATGATCTGGCAACCTTGATTCGCTTTCTGTTGCCAAGCTACGCCCTGCTCGGCATCTGCATGCTGGTGGTTTCCGCGGGCAACGCCCTGGGCTGGCCGCTACGAGCCATGCTGCTCTCCTGTACGCGGCTCTTTATCTTCTACCTGCCTTGCCTATGGCTGGGGGCGCAGTTGGGGAGTCTGACCGGGCTTGCGTTGGGCGCAGCGACCGGCAACCTGCTGGCTGGATTGGCTGCGTGGCGCATGCTTCGGCGGATCCTGGACCGTCCCCAGCGGCGCGCACGTTGCCAGGAAGGTCTCGGTCCACATCGGCCAATCTCGGGCACCAGCTGCAACGGGCCGAACTAGTTGGGTTTTTCCGTGTCAGGGTAGGGTGGGTGGCCATTCAGCCACAGACCTGTCCATGACGAATCGGAGTGATAAATGAAAGTAGTCAAGCTTGTAGCAACGGCCCTTGTGACACTGGGCATGGCATCACCGGCCATGGCACAGCAGTCCATGCAGGCTCCGCCGCAGCAAGGTGACCAGGTTGATCAGCTCAACGAACTGCTGGACCTGGACGAAGGCCAGCAGCAGGAGATTCGGGGGCTTCTCGACGACGCTCAGCAGCGTTTGCAGCCCAAGGAGCAGGAGGCACAGGCTCTGCAGACTGCACTGGGCGACCATATCGATCCCAATTTTGATGAAACCGCGATTCGTCAGGATGCAACCAGGTTGGGTGAGCTGACCGGCGAGCTTGCTGCAGAAACGACCCTTCTGCAGGCCAGAGTGGAGGCTGTCTTTACCGAAGAGCAGCGTAACCAGCTTGAAGAGGTGATGGCACAGCAGCAGCAGCAGATGAACCAGATGCAGGAGCAGATGCAGCAGCAGCAGGCTCCCCCCGCGCAATAATATCTCCTGACCGTCGGCGGTATGCCGCTGAAAGGTCATCTATGGGCGCCGCCGGGCCGAGAGCCTGGTGGCGTCCTGCCATAGGCACATGTCCTCCCTCTTCCTTCCCCCTTGTTTGCCCTTCCTACCCCGTTGTCTCCATGACAGGCTATTGGCGCCAAATGACCGCGGTCTTTAATCATGTCTACGCGTCCTGAACGACTCCAAGGCGGTCACGATCTGAACTGCTCACACCAGGTGGGTGATGTTGCTGATTGGCCACAAAACAATGGCCCTGCCGGATTTACCCGGCAGGGCCATTTCGTTGGTTGGGTGGGTGACAGGCCTAGTCGGTAGCAGGAGGCGGAGTGGGTGCCGGTCTTGGAGCAGCAAGGCGCTCCTGCTGCCAGGCAAAGTAGAGAAAGAGGACGCCCATCCCCAGATAGCCCAGGGTGAAGTCGGAGGCGGCGTTGAAGGCCAGCTCCGGTGCGTGCATCAGGCCCACGAAGGAGAACCCCGCCGCGATGGCGGCAAACACGGCCGCACGTCGGAACTGGTGGTCGATCACCGATACGGTCATTGCACCGATGAAGATGGCCATGAACATGGCGCCCTGGCCCATGGCGACGATGCCTCCCGAAATATCGGCAACCACCTCGCCGGCACCACGATTGAAGCGCGTCATGACGTAGTTGGCGAAGTAGGGCAGCATAGCCAGCGCGACGGCAGGGTAGTAGCGCGTATCATTGCTCTGAAAGGCGGTGGCGATCATCGACATGCCGACGAACACCAGGATTGGCGCTACCACCGACACGGGAATGATGGCGGCCAAGGCCGCAATCAGGCCAAACATGGTGGCAACAGCATAGACGGCACCGTTGAGGATGCTGTAGCCACGACCAGCGCCCATCCACTTGGCGCCGACTGTTGCGATGTATACCGTGGTAGGAAAGACGCCGCCGAACATCGCGCCGATCATGGTACCGGCGCCGTCCACGGCCTGGCATTCACGAACGTCGTACTTGTCGCCGGCGGCTTCCATGGCCTCGACGTTGTTCATGGTTTCAATGGCGTTGTAGAGCGTGATCGGCAAGACCACCGTGAGTACTGCCAGCATGCCGGTGAACAAGAGACCCAGGCCTTCGAGCCAGGCCAGGTTGGGCAGCAGCGGATAGAATCCCAGGTGAGTGAAGGCATCGCTAAAGCGCTCGCCACCGGCATCGCCGATGAGGTAGGCCATGGCAGTGCCTATCACGATGGCAAAGAGTGACGTCGGAATCCGAAACGGCATCGATACTCTGGCAACCAGGCCGATGATGATGATGGCCAGGACCAAGAGGCCGATGATCGGCATCTCCAGCGTCTTGAATAGCATCTCGCCGGCGATGAAGGTCAGTGCGACCCCGGCCACGGCACCGAGCATGGCGGCGCGAGGCAGATGGTACTGCACCCAGCGACCTACCAGGCTGACCATCGCTTCGATGGCGCCGCTGATGAAACAGGCCGCTACTGCTACCTTCCAGGCCAGCTCGGCGTCCCCGGTCAACTGCTTGGCTGGAAGCAGCACGCCGAAGAGGAAGACGAACATCACCGGTGTCGAAATGCCGTAGGAGAGCGCCGTCACATCGGCGCGATTCTCCTTGCGTGCCAAGCGGGCTGCCGTCCATGCGTAGTAGAAGTTGCCCACCATGACCGCAACGGCGGCGCCTGGAAGCACCTGGCCGAAGACGATAGATGAGGGAAAGCCCATGCCCAGCATGGTGATGGCGATGATGACAAAGTTGGCAATATTGTTCTGGAACAGGGCAAAGAAGGCGTCGGTATCCTCCTTCTTGTACCACGGATAGTGCACAGGGGTTGCCGCCATGGTGAGCCTCTTGTGTTATGGGGTTGTATACAAGGCCAGGCCAGTCTGGCTCTTTTTTGACTGTTTGGTCAAGTCTGCTTTAGGCGCAGCCATGATGCGCAGGCAGTGCGTGTTGAAATAAGCGCGACTTGGCGGAACTCGGGGTATGATATCTGTTACAGAAGCTACGGTTTACTAAAGAGAAACTGCATTCATGGCGTGCTGAACTCTCTGCGTGCTCTGGCTGCCGAAGGATTCAGACGTTTCGGCCCCATGAATCGAGGCTCCTTGGGCTTGCAGTTGCCGTCTGCCCATTGTTTTGAAATGAGGGGAGAGTGAAGGTGGAGCACTTGGACAGCTGTATCGTTCGTCACTTCAGCTACTACTATGACCTGACCCGTAAAGACGAGGAGCTTTTGCTCGAGCTCGAGCGAAGCCCGACAAAAGTCAAGGCGGGAACTCGGCTTTGGGAGGAGAGGGATAGCGCTAACGAATTTTGTACCTTGAGTCGTGGGTGGGCCTATTCCTATCGCATCATGGAAAACGGCTCCCGTCAGATCCTCGAGCTGTACATGCCAGGTGATATCATCGGTCTTCGGGAATTCGCTTTCTCTCAGCGCCTCGCCAGCGTAAAGATGGCCGAGGATGGCGTGGTCTGCTATTTCCCTCACCAGCATGTCCTTGACCTTTTTCGCCAATCGATGGCGCTGACCACTATCATGTTTGCGATTTCCAGTCGCCAGCAGGTATTGATCACGGAGCGCCTGGTCAACCTGGCGCGGCGCAACGCCAAGCAGAAGCTGGCACATTTCCTGCTCGAGACCTACCAGCGCCTGAAGCAGACGCAGGCCAATGGGCATGATAGCTTTCGCCTGCCACTATCCCAGGAACTGCTGGCGGACCTGCTTGGCCTCAGTCCGGTTCACGTAAGCCGCACCCTGACAGCCCTGAGCGATGAAGGGCTTGTCTTTCGTGAACGACACGTCGTGACGATTCCGGACCTGAAGGCATTGAAGGAAATGGCCGACTTCGACGATCGCTATCTCATCGACAACATGCGGCCGCTTTTCAACAGCCACAATAGCTAGAGCCGCGACGCCCTCTGACTTCGAGGCGGCTGGCCCTGCGTTCGAGGTCAGCCTCGCATGAGTCGCGCACCGGGCTTCCAACCCGGATGCGCGACGGACATGCTGCGGAATCAGTTGACCGCGGCGATTGCCTTGGCCAGATAGGGGAGGTTCTCGTGAGAGAAACCTGCCACGTTGGCGCGGCCCGAGCGCACCATGTAGATGCCGAACTCGTCCCGTAGGCGGTCCACCTGTTCCGGGGTCAGGCCGGTATAGGAGAACATGCCTCGTTGTTCCGCCACACAGGCATACTTCTGATCAAGGCCGTAGGGCTTGAGGGCTTCGACGAAGTCGCGACGCAGCGTATTGATACGATCGCGCATTTCGGTCAGCTCTTCGCGCCACACGGCGGTCAGCTCAGCGGAGTGGAGGATCTCGCTGACGATGGCGCCGCCATGGGCCGGAGGGTTGGAGTAGTTCTCCCGGGCCACGATGGCTACCTGGGAACGCACGTTCTCCATCTGCTCCGCGTTCTTCGCCACCATGATCAGGCAGCCGGTGCGCTCGCAGTAGATACCGAAGTTCTTTGAGCAGGAGCTGGTGATGATCACCTCATCGAGATTCTCGGCCATCAGGCGAACGCCATAGGCATCCTCGTCGAGACCCTCACCGAAGCCCTGGTAGGCGAAGTCGATCAACGGCAGCAGGCTGCGCTCGCGTACGACCTCCAGGACCTGCTGCCACTGTTCGCGGGAGAGATCAAAGCCGGTTGGGTTGTGGCAGCAGGCATGCAGCAGCACCACATCACCTTCGGGAATCGTCATCAGGGCTCCGAGCATGCCGTCGAAGTCCAGGCGGTTGTCGGCATCCACGTAGGGATACTTGTGCAGCGTCAGGCCCGCGGCGGGGAAGATGCCCAGGTGATTCGGCCAGGTCGGATCGCTGACCCAGATATCCTTGCCGGGCAACTGGTGGGCAATGAAGTCCGCCGCCAGGCGCAGGGCACCGGTGCCACCCGGCGACTGAGTCGCGCTGGCACGCTTTGCCTCCAGTACCGGGGAGCCTTCTCCCAGCACCATGGGCAGTATCACTTCGCCATAGCTGGGGGCGCCATGGGAGCCAATGTAGGTCTTGGTGATCTCGTTCTTGAGCAGCAGGGCCTCGGCTTCCTTGACGGCGCGCATGACCGGGGTGTTGCCCTGGGCGTCCTTGTAGACACCGACGCCGAGATCAACCTTCTGGGGGTTGGTGTCCTTCTTGAAGGCTTCGATCAAGCCGAGGATGGCATCCCCGGGGACCCGCTCAATATGTTCGAACATTTAATTCGCTACCTCGTCGGTTCTGGCGGCAAGTATGAAATCGTTGCGGTGCAGGCCTTGAATCTTGTGCGACCACCAGGTCACGGTAACCCTTCCCCATTCGGTCAGCAGAGCCGGGTGATGACCGGCCGCCTCGGCAATGTTACCGACGCGGTTGGTGAAAGCCAGCGCCTGTTGGAAGTCGGTGAAGGTAAAGACCCGCTCAAGTTGCATGATGCCATTGCGCTCGAGGATGCCCCCATGGATCTTGGGGTGTAGCGTCTTGACCCGGCCATCCATGATCTCGGGAAAGCCGGTGTGCTCAGA
It contains:
- a CDS encoding amidophosphoribosyltransferase encodes the protein MCGIVGLLAKQTVNQAIYDALTVLQHRGQDAAGMMTWSEGRFLLRKSNGLVRDVFHTRHMARLKGNVGIGHVRYPTAGSSSEAESQPFYVNSPYGISLAHNGNLTNSDQLKQELFSSDLRHINTSSDSEVLLNVFAHELGKQGPHLEPGDIFDAVRRVYRRCRGGYAAVAIINGFGLVAFRDPNGIRPVVFGTRDEGNGQEVMIASESVALDVGGFELHRDLAPGEAIFVDMEGNIHTQSCADRPSLSPCIFEHVYLARPDSILDGAYVYGTRMQMGRKLGDRIRSEWPEHDIDVVIPIPDTSRTSAPGQTQRKKSVRQKLNAIDIEFEGKNVLLVDDSIVRGTTCKQIIQMAREAGANKVYFASAAPPVRYPNVYGIDMPAATELIAHGRSEAEVGELIGADRIFYQDLDDLKAACREVNPELATFDCSVFDGRYITGDIDAGYLSALEASRNDAAKQQQSTGGHALVGMHNQDDDIDD
- a CDS encoding O-succinylhomoserine sulfhydrylase produces the protein MHDDPTPEAAWALETQAIRTGHQRTFEQEHSEPIFPTSSFVYGSAAEAARKFGGEEAGNVYSRFTNPTVHTFERRLAVMEGGERCVATSSGMSAILATVMALLSAGDEIVASRSLFGSTVSLFDKYFGKLGITTRYVELSDLAAWEAAITPNTRLLFAETPSNPLSEVVDIAALAEIAHRHDALLAIDNCFLTPALQRPLALGADLVIHSATKYLDGQGRAVGGAVVGRNQELEEVFGVVRTCGPCLSPFNAWIFTKGLETLSLRMRAHCDSALALAQWLESHPAVERVHYSGLEHHPQHALASRQQQGFGAVLGFEVKGGREGAWTVIDATRMLSITGNLGDVKTTITHPATTTHGRLSDDQKAAAGITEGLIRVAVGLESLDDIRIDLARGLDALA
- a CDS encoding cytochrome b, yielding MWRNTRSGWGLVSIFLHWLSALVIVGLFVLGWWMTGLGYFDAWYNLAPWWHRSIGMLLLFATLLRLCWRFIQPTPAAQGSRLERIAAHLGHTALYVLMLLVMVSGYLISTARGRGISVFDWFEVPALISHLPNQASIAGEVHWYSALALMLLAAGHALAAFKHHYLDRHDTLTRMLNPARSRRR
- a CDS encoding YceI family protein; this translates as MLTNTFKKTALVTALGAASFVGFSQAQADDYVIDTEGQHAFIQFKINHLGYSYILGNFEAFEGQFHYDPENLDATSVEMEVQVNSLNSNHAERDRHFLSDDFLSAGDYPTATFVSTGFEPTGDNEGVITGDFTLKGETREIEMPVTLVGEGEDPWGSYRAGFEGSTMLTLADYGIDMSDFPEVMEELELYVTFEGVRQ
- a CDS encoding MATE family efflux transporter, which encodes MDNRLSATPQSATSPSLGLTLWRQTWPMAIGVLALLGFQLVDSAFIARLGTAPLAAQSFTFPLSFLVIGVQVGLGIAIAAMISRTLGAGEQERARRLGSLVLVAGTVLIALLALLLWWVQEPVFALLGADTATRGLIRAYWAPQLLAAWLGAALYFGYSLFRAHGDTRLPGKLMVITSLVNLVLDPLLIFGIGPWEGLGLPGAAWATTLAFACGLLVLGRRLLRADWLSGRGLGGELARSARPFAGIAGPAMISQLMPPLAAVLAISVVAGLGETTVAAWGLASRLETVSLMVVLAMTMSLPPWLGRCYGAGDWDQIHRLMKLALKVVMLWQLGLGVVMAGAAPWVALALSGNPEVRDDLATLIRFLLPSYALLGICMLVVSAGNALGWPLRAMLLSCTRLFIFYLPCLWLGAQLGSLTGLALGAATGNLLAGLAAWRMLRRILDRPQRRARCQEGLGPHRPISGTSCNGPN
- a CDS encoding Spy/CpxP family protein refolding chaperone, which gives rise to MKVVKLVATALVTLGMASPAMAQQSMQAPPQQGDQVDQLNELLDLDEGQQQEIRGLLDDAQQRLQPKEQEAQALQTALGDHIDPNFDETAIRQDATRLGELTGELAAETTLLQARVEAVFTEEQRNQLEEVMAQQQQQMNQMQEQMQQQQAPPAQ
- a CDS encoding uracil permease — its product is MAATPVHYPWYKKEDTDAFFALFQNNIANFVIIAITMLGMGFPSSIVFGQVLPGAAVAVMVGNFYYAWTAARLARKENRADVTALSYGISTPVMFVFLFGVLLPAKQLTGDAELAWKVAVAACFISGAIEAMVSLVGRWVQYHLPRAAMLGAVAGVALTFIAGEMLFKTLEMPIIGLLVLAIIIIGLVARVSMPFRIPTSLFAIVIGTAMAYLIGDAGGERFSDAFTHLGFYPLLPNLAWLEGLGLLFTGMLAVLTVVLPITLYNAIETMNNVEAMEAAGDKYDVRECQAVDGAGTMIGAMFGGVFPTTVYIATVGAKWMGAGRGYSILNGAVYAVATMFGLIAALAAIIPVSVVAPILVFVGMSMIATAFQSNDTRYYPAVALAMLPYFANYVMTRFNRGAGEVVADISGGIVAMGQGAMFMAIFIGAMTVSVIDHQFRRAAVFAAIAAGFSFVGLMHAPELAFNAASDFTLGYLGMGVLFLYFAWQQERLAAPRPAPTPPPATD
- a CDS encoding Crp/Fnr family transcriptional regulator, which encodes MEHLDSCIVRHFSYYYDLTRKDEELLLELERSPTKVKAGTRLWEERDSANEFCTLSRGWAYSYRIMENGSRQILELYMPGDIIGLREFAFSQRLASVKMAEDGVVCYFPHQHVLDLFRQSMALTTIMFAISSRQQVLITERLVNLARRNAKQKLAHFLLETYQRLKQTQANGHDSFRLPLSQELLADLLGLSPVHVSRTLTALSDEGLVFRERHVVTIPDLKALKEMADFDDRYLIDNMRPLFNSHNS
- a CDS encoding aromatic amino acid transaminase, with protein sequence MFEHIERVPGDAILGLIEAFKKDTNPQKVDLGVGVYKDAQGNTPVMRAVKEAEALLLKNEITKTYIGSHGAPSYGEVILPMVLGEGSPVLEAKRASATQSPGGTGALRLAADFIAHQLPGKDIWVSDPTWPNHLGIFPAAGLTLHKYPYVDADNRLDFDGMLGALMTIPEGDVVLLHACCHNPTGFDLSREQWQQVLEVVRERSLLPLIDFAYQGFGEGLDEDAYGVRLMAENLDEVIITSSCSKNFGIYCERTGCLIMVAKNAEQMENVRSQVAIVARENYSNPPAHGGAIVSEILHSAELTAVWREELTEMRDRINTLRRDFVEALKPYGLDQKYACVAEQRGMFSYTGLTPEQVDRLRDEFGIYMVRSGRANVAGFSHENLPYLAKAIAAVN